One region of Thermococcus celericrescens genomic DNA includes:
- a CDS encoding C/D box methylation guide ribonucleoprotein complex aNOP56 subunit (functions along with aFIB and aL7a; guides 2'-O-methylation of ribose to specific sites in RNAs): MKAYVAENVRGIYAFDESGNLIDQKVFSGRPEVSLDRLLRGEPSDELVSFLDELRERGYDEFVVEDSELGRALKELGYNATAEFPNIAGEKLRSSPEEFLGENWFDEYFGVGVSLTRLRIQEQSGARDKMIIQAIEALDDIDKVTNLLVSRLREWYGLHFPELDEILPRHEQYVAFVKTVGSRDNVSEERLRSLGFPDSKVEKILKAAETSMGAPLGKFDSDIIMKLASEINDLYKLRKEIEDYLEMAMDEVAPNLKALVGAKLAARLMSLAGGLKELAIMPASTIQVLGAEKALFRHLRSGAKPPKHGVIFQYPAINRSPWWQRGKIARALAGKLAIAARVDYFSGEYIAEELKQEIEQRIQEIKQKYPNPPKRKAKPEKKKKKKKFKGKEKKGKGFGGKKKEKAGKGKKGEKGGKKKKKGGKR, from the coding sequence ATGAAAGCTTACGTGGCTGAGAACGTCAGGGGCATCTATGCCTTTGACGAGAGCGGTAATCTCATTGATCAGAAGGTCTTCTCCGGAAGGCCGGAGGTGAGCCTCGACAGGCTTTTGAGGGGCGAGCCAAGCGACGAGCTGGTTTCTTTCCTTGACGAGCTTAGGGAGAGGGGCTACGACGAGTTTGTTGTGGAGGACTCTGAGCTGGGAAGGGCGCTGAAGGAGCTCGGCTACAACGCAACCGCCGAGTTCCCGAACATCGCCGGAGAGAAGCTCCGCTCAAGCCCGGAGGAGTTCCTCGGCGAGAACTGGTTCGACGAGTACTTTGGGGTTGGCGTCTCCTTGACCAGGCTCCGCATACAGGAGCAGAGCGGGGCAAGGGACAAGATGATAATCCAGGCCATCGAGGCCCTTGACGACATAGACAAGGTCACCAACCTCCTCGTCTCCAGATTGAGGGAGTGGTACGGCCTGCACTTCCCGGAGCTCGATGAGATACTCCCGAGGCACGAGCAGTACGTGGCGTTCGTCAAGACCGTTGGCTCGAGGGACAACGTCAGCGAGGAGAGGCTCAGGAGCCTTGGTTTCCCGGATTCCAAGGTGGAGAAGATACTGAAGGCTGCGGAAACGTCAATGGGTGCTCCGCTCGGCAAGTTCGACAGCGACATCATAATGAAGCTGGCCAGCGAGATAAACGACCTCTACAAGCTCAGGAAGGAGATAGAGGACTACCTGGAGATGGCCATGGACGAGGTCGCACCGAACCTGAAAGCTTTAGTCGGTGCCAAGCTCGCCGCCCGCCTTATGAGCCTCGCGGGAGGTCTCAAGGAGCTCGCCATAATGCCCGCCTCGACGATACAGGTCCTCGGTGCCGAGAAGGCCCTCTTCAGGCACCTGAGGAGCGGTGCCAAACCTCCGAAGCACGGCGTCATCTTCCAGTATCCAGCTATAAACCGCTCGCCGTGGTGGCAGAGGGGTAAGATCGCGAGAGCTTTGGCAGGAAAGCTCGCCATAGCGGCGCGCGTTGACTACTTCTCCGGCGAGTACATAGCAGAGGAGCTGAAGCAGGAGATAGAGCAGCGCATCCAGGAGATAAAGCAGAAGTACCCGAACCCGCCCAAGAGGAAGGCCAAGCCTGAAAAGAAGAAGAAAAAGAAGAAGTTCAAGGGCAAGGAGAAGAAGGGTAAGGGCTTCGGCGGCAAGAAGAAGGAAAAGGCCGGAAAGGGTAAGAAGGGCGAGAAGGGCGGAAAGAAAAAGAAGAAGGGCGGCAAGAGGTGA
- a CDS encoding fibrillarin-like rRNA/tRNA 2'-O-methyltransferase has protein sequence MRIKKHKFPGVYVFVDEDGSERIATKNLVPGQKVYGERLIKSEGEEYRIWNPSRSKLGAAILNGLENFPIKPGSKVLYLGVASGTTASHVSDVVGWEGKVFGVEFSPRVLRELVPLVEERRNLVPILGDATKPEGYRALVPKVDVIFEDVAQPTQAKILIDNAKVFLKSGGYAMISVKSRSIDVTKEPEQVFRDVEKELSTYFEVVERLSLEPYEKDHALFVVRKP, from the coding sequence ATGAGGATTAAGAAGCACAAGTTCCCCGGTGTTTACGTCTTCGTTGATGAGGACGGGAGCGAGAGGATAGCCACCAAGAACCTCGTTCCGGGCCAGAAGGTCTACGGCGAGAGGCTGATAAAGTCTGAGGGTGAGGAGTACAGGATATGGAATCCGAGCAGGTCGAAGCTCGGTGCGGCCATACTGAACGGTCTCGAGAACTTCCCGATAAAGCCAGGCTCAAAGGTTCTCTACCTCGGAGTCGCGAGCGGAACCACCGCCAGCCACGTCAGCGACGTCGTTGGCTGGGAGGGTAAGGTATTCGGCGTTGAGTTCTCCCCGCGCGTCCTGAGGGAGCTGGTGCCCCTCGTGGAGGAGCGCAGGAACCTCGTCCCGATACTCGGCGACGCCACCAAGCCGGAGGGCTACCGCGCGCTGGTTCCCAAGGTCGACGTTATCTTCGAAGATGTCGCCCAGCCGACGCAGGCGAAGATACTCATAGACAACGCGAAGGTCTTCCTGAAGAGTGGCGGCTATGCCATGATATCGGTTAAGAGCAGGAGCATCGACGTCACGAAGGAGCCCGAGCAGGTCTTCAGGGACGTCGAGAAGGAGCTTTCGACCTACTTCGAGGTCGTGGAGAGGCTCTCACTGGAACCCTACGAGAAGGACCACGCGCTCTTCGTTGTCAGGAAGCCGTGA